The following proteins are encoded in a genomic region of Flammeovirga agarivorans:
- a CDS encoding LytR/AlgR family response regulator transcription factor, giving the protein MRIVIIEDEYLMADELESLILDYSPEHTIEAKLTTIDETIEYFNHHPEPDLIFSDIQLADGLSFEIFQEIDSHAPVVFCTAYDEYALEAFKANGIDYILKPFDSDTITKTLDKIHRLTKTKSDNDTTFKQVMNDLSNKNQVTTKTNILIFKGDKIIPINTSDIALVQLENGVSYLYTFEEKKYATEQTLDALENDLGQDFYRVNRQFLINRKAIHHVSKYFARKLLVEVKLDTEEKIIVSKAKSSDFLRWLQA; this is encoded by the coding sequence ATGAGAATCGTAATTATCGAAGACGAATACTTAATGGCAGATGAGCTCGAATCTTTAATTCTAGACTATAGTCCCGAACATACTATTGAAGCAAAGCTGACAACCATTGATGAAACCATTGAGTACTTCAATCATCACCCTGAACCGGACCTTATCTTCTCTGATATCCAATTGGCAGATGGATTAAGTTTTGAAATCTTCCAAGAAATAGATAGTCATGCCCCTGTGGTATTTTGTACTGCTTATGATGAATATGCATTAGAAGCTTTTAAAGCCAACGGTATTGATTATATCTTAAAACCATTTGACAGTGATACAATCACTAAAACATTAGATAAAATACATCGACTGACAAAAACGAAGTCGGATAACGATACTACTTTTAAGCAAGTAATGAATGATCTTTCCAATAAGAACCAAGTAACAACCAAAACGAATATCCTTATTTTTAAAGGAGACAAGATCATCCCTATCAATACTTCTGATATTGCTCTTGTACAACTAGAAAATGGGGTGTCGTATCTCTATACTTTTGAGGAGAAAAAATATGCTACAGAACAAACATTAGACGCTTTGGAAAATGATTTGGGGCAAGATTTCTATAGAGTAAATCGTCAATTTTTAATCAATAGAAAAGCCATTCATCATGTATCTAAATACTTTGCAAGAAAACTTCTTGTTGAGGTAAAACTTGACACTGAAGAAAAAATTATTGTGAGTAAAGCAAAAAGCAGTGATTTTTTAAGATGGCTTCAAGCCTAG